GGCAGAAATGTTAGTGACAAACAAAGGTTATTGCCATTAATAATGGAAAGAATTAAAATTCTGGgccaatgaaaaaacaacaaaacaacgTGACTATAATAAGAGCTTACAAGGCAAGAACAATAAGTGGACAGTCAATCAATGGGCCAATTCACAGAGAACATCCCTCATTTccattgcagcagcagcaacaagcaCGCAGAGTCACAAAGGAATTGTTCTAGTAACAGCTCTGCCTTGTAGAGGCTGAGCTCTCACGGCAAGAAACTGAGGGGAATAAACTGGGTTTGCTTGACATACAGCTAGTAGTAGTATTAACCAGTTAACttgaaacaataaaatcaataatatattgttttgttattCCCAGTAATTATCTTTCCGTTTAAATAGGATCTGTCatatgttctgttttgtttcttaaaaggAAGAAGCAGTCCATTTGCCTTTATCTGTTTTGTCAGACAGTTTGAAAATATAAGTAGACAGAAGATTTAGGTCTGACAGGATACGCTCACAGGAATAAATGTAACCTCTATGGaataaactgaaacatttgGCCTTTTTGCAAATACATCATGTGTTGAAAatgatggctgttttttttgtgttgttttctgtttttttttttggtttttttttttttttttacaatgtttgaTTATTGTATTTCAGAGAGGGACAAATGTCAACATTCACAGGCAGCagcaaacacacccacacaactATCTCTGGGCAGTGGTCACAATACCGTTCAAATAGTAATCAAATGTCAAAGCTTTGCACACAACATTGCAACAGTTCCTGTGCAAAAGACTAGTTAGGACTTTGTCTGTTACGGCTTACCTGAGCCAGACTTTGCATTGGCCACAGTCATGTTTATTATTCCTCAGCTCAGGACGATGAAATTCTCTAAACACAGTCAAAAGCCTCCCAACTGCCCGCTTACAGAAACCAGAGCAACTGGAGGGCTGCAGAAGGTAGGAAACCTGCGCAAGTCAGTATATTGTTCACCAAGATCACCACAAAAGCCTTGTCAAAAAAAACGAAGCAAGCTGAGAGATTTGCCAATATGTATTGCTGCAGAACTCATGGTGATATCCTTTTCCTTGGTGTTTACGCAAGTGATAGCACAGCGAGCACTTGTGAATTAAGGGAATGACAAGGAAGAGTACTGAATGACAAAGGACGTGTCTCTCGTCCTTCTGGCTAAACGTTGTGCCagccacacacagagaggccccTCGGGACTCTCTGTACAAACACACTGTCCCAACAGATCTGCCAATGCCCCCCCAATTTAACTGTAAATTGCGAAGTGTATAAACAGCCTAAGTTCAGAATTGTAGTCAATCCTCgcaatgtcaacaaaaaaagcaaaaagcctGATCATCATGCAGAgccaaatggaaaaacacaaaagagataAACTCACCTACAAACTGTGTTCAAATCATCAGTGCAGCATTCCGACACGGAGCCCCGTGTTTTCTACAAAACACTCATCTGGTACCTCTGGGCTacagaaagggggggggggtcacattACTCTTATTATTAGAATAAATTGTCCCAGATAGCATAAAACCCCTCCTGGGTATTGATAAAAGCAGCACATGCTGGTAAGCAAGCTCCTCTTCACCCCAGGCCGCCTTCACTGCCCAGGCATTTTATGTTCATTCTGTAGTATAGTAACGCAGCCATTCTGACTGTCGAAGTCAATCACATTACCACTGTCTGTTTAAAAAGACTCCTTACTACCATCAAGTCAGATCAAGCTCCAGAACAGTTTGACTGTAGAGTATTAATTTTGTTATGTGGATTTAAAAGGATCAAAAGTCAAAGCTGTAACTAGAGGATGCAGTTCATTTGTACGGGACACATTTTTGTAGCctatttaattgaattaataaaAAGATTGTAATagttgtttccagcagcagtatTTACTGTTCTGCAGCTCTCCAGAATAGGCTGTTTTGCATTATACACAGTATATTCCATGTGCAGAAACATACATGGTTTTCAGCCATTCATCTCTGATATGTCCATGTTCTCAACATTTACAGTACCACAAGggtttcaaaataatttaagtACTTCGAGAACAATTAATAATGTTCATTACCCACAATATTCCTTAAGGTTAAAGAATAAtgcttaattaaaaaataaaatataaaacaggagGTAGGCTTAGAAATTAAAGCAATCACTGTGCCTTGCACTTTCTAAAAACGTATTTTAGACAGGTTTATCGATGCTAAACTAACTTTGTCCATGAATTGCTGATGGTGTTAAAATGCACTAATAGTACATTTAGTCATTCTTTTGAATAAATCTGAAAAGATTactcaattaatcgattagttagTATAACTTTTTGACACTTTAttgattaaccaattaatcagataataataataaatatatctGCAGATTTATCAGTGATGAAAGTTATTGCTAGTTGCAGCACTACTTTTAACTGAATTGAATTCTGAGCAGATTTTGGACTGAGGCTTTATCTGCAATTGTATTAAATTTCTCTTGTCCTATATTTGAGGCAATATTTAGATAAGACTCCTGACTAACGACACAATGGGCATAAAGCCTAACATCAGGGAACACCATTTGTTTCATTAGAGAAAGGGTGGCATTTAATGCCATCATAAAACTATGCGGTGCCAGGATTCAAAGTTCCGAGATACAAGGGTGTGCAAATTTGCGACAACAGCGAGTTCAGATACAACGGCAACATATAACACTCATTTTGAGCTCATCCACAACCCTCGGAAATTAAAAGCCAGTCTTGCTGAATGGGGCTCAGTCTAAGCAAGAAGCACACAGGCTGGTTGAGGCAGTGTACAACGCCTCTGCCCGTCCTACATGAAACACGAGAAGCAGCCTGATGGGAGGTGAGCGCTCGGTGCTCATGGTGGCAAATAGGTTCGTACCGAGTAGTTCTTACGCTGAGCAAGGTCACAAAAGTTAAAACTTACAAGGATGCTGAATTAAAACCGTTCTCCGCAAGAAACGTGATGGTTGCAGCGGGGTTTACATTTGCTGTCAGGCTACACGTGCCCGGTGCTTCCAACATGAGCTAATTCAGCTAAAATGATAACTAACCATTGTTAGCTAACTAGCAGCGGTAAATACTCATGTAAATGTTAACAGGCAACGATTTGATATTAATTTAAATCTGTTAAACTGCGGCTACATGCTGCCAGGTCCTCATTATCGCTAAATCCACCGGTGCACGTCCCGTGCCAAGGTAGTACTAGCCGTTGCTAGTTTGTAGCTTATATGGGCAAGTTAGCAATGCTAATTATTTCCAGCAAACACTAGCGTGTGCTTACACGTGTAAGACATCTTTCAGACTAACAAATTATACCgttaccttaaaaaaaaacagggaagtTGGCAAAATTAGCCCAGCTAATTTCACTTGTTAGTGTTTTCTTGCAACGTAGTAGCAAGTTACAGTTAGCTACAAATCCAGTCTTTTGCCAGTTAGTAGCTAACAGTAATATCATGTGGCTCAAACTAGCTAGCTGCCGTTAGCTGGTGGTGCAATCAGAGCCGAGAAACTACAGGGTCCCATGATGAGACCGTCGAATAACTGTCTGGAGAAATGAATTATTGATACTTTACCCAATTAAAGCAGTATTATCCAGTCAGGCTTTCATGCTTCCATTCATTTCAACGTTTCGCAGATCACTTTTGCGCAACAGTAACTTGCTGGTGCATTTCCAGTGAGCCTGCCTCATCCCCTTCCCTCGGTTCCCCGTACACATAGACTGAGCTGTGTTAATGACATCCAATGCCGTTCAAGTTATATCTAGCCCATTGAATTCCTGCAAAACCCACCcatacaatttattttaaaccttACACAGAATTATATACCAGTAGTTGAGAAAAGGTGCGTGGAGGTAAACTGCGTTCATGGTTCCTTTCAACATCGTTTCCCCATCAAATCCAATGACCTCTAAATGTTAAAAATCCTCTTGCTGCTTTTGATGTCGACTGATCACACTCACTGCACTATTGTGAGTCGACAGCCCAGTACAGCTATTTGGTTAccataaattcaaattaataataGCCCTTTAACTTTGCTTAGTTTTTTCAGCTACCAGGGCTTGAAATGTAGTTTTGAAGCTGAAAAATGCTTTACTGAATGCGTTTCTCTATCCACTGCCCGTGGAGTGTACCAGTAATGATAAACCACACTCCTGGCTATGGCAAAACATCATGCATCATATCAGTGGCTATTATTGCTtagcaaacaaaatatttaagaatTAAACTTTGTGGCTACACTTACCCCATGTGgaagatatactgtagatcttGCTGCCCTTAATGGTACCTGTGATATAATACCCCCACATCTGGCCAATAAATAATCTTATTTGTACCAGCCATCAGcaggacaaaatgaaacacaaagaaataccCCAATCACCAAATTTGGTAATTCAGATGCAATTAAGCTTCCTAAAGGAGAACTAGAGTTGTCAGCTTGCGTAATTATAGTGAACCAGAGTTAACCAAATTCTCAGTGTTATGTAATTCGCTTTTGATGTATCCAGGTCACTTGATGGGATTAAACCGTTAATCTGTTTTCAGGCAGGGTGCAGGTACATCTCAGCAGTATTGATATAGcaagttaaataaatacagcactATGGTGTACTCAGgttataattaatttttattttaccccTACCCCCCAAAGGAATATTAGCAGCAAAAATGAATTACAAGGTATTTGCCCTCTTGAAAAATTCTGTTTAGATGCCAGTTCACCAGTAGAGAGCAGTGTTACTCATGAAACACAGACAGTGTTCAACATACCTACACTGTAGAGACTACACATGCTAGGTAGTACTACGTGGTGCTTGTTGAGCCAAATGAGCCAGAGTGAGAGGATGGGATTACattataaaaacatgatttagTGTAGCAATGGGAACATTACAGACCAAATTAACTGCATTATATGATGTTTATTCCATGCAACACAAGTTCATTTCATGTCAGTAACAGACGTGGCAGCAGCTTTGTGGTAGTCAGACTCGATATGACAGCTCCAGCAGCATCACCACAGTGGCACCCCATCATATCTGTAGCATAAGGAGTcagtaaaaagtgtttttataacAACCATTAAAACCTATgtaagatatatttttttgtccctATACACATACAAGCGGAACACCAAATATTAAAATCCAATAAATACAATCCATAAAGTAAAATCAACACTTCTTTGACACAGTGTGAACATTAATTGAACATCATCGTTTGTATTTTTCCGGTATCCCATTGTACATGTTTTATCATGTATTACCATAGATTGCGAAAAAattgacaaagagaaaaaaattaacgGATTAAAAAACTCCAGTGGCTATCATTGCAAGAAACAGCTtcacaaaatgtgtaaaaaggaGCCTTGCactataattttaaaatgatttacctGACATAGTTAGATCCTGGAATACTCTCTGTGCTCTCCCTCACCAACAGAtctgaaaatacagtatctggAGTGTCTCTTTTCCCATACCTATGCATAAGAAAGACAAGCAAGACATCAATACATCTTTGCATGTACTTATAATTCTCTGAACCTATAGTATTTTATAGAAGTTCAAGAACTAACCTCTGTCGTGTAATGAGGTTGATGTAGTGTCTTAGCGCAGAATAATATTTGGCGAGCTCCTCAGGTGGTGCGCCTTCCCGGGGACTGGCAGGCTTGGCTGGATATGCATTTATGCCAGGTTGAATACAAGCCAGCAGGCAGAGAGCCAGAATAATCAGCGACATCACAGCGGTCGAGCGAATCCTGGATCACAGGGAAAATTAATAGTCAAAAtgcacagtaaaaaataattagcCAATAATGTCACTATGCCACAATCTGAAATAGAAGCTTGATACTGGATTGATACTCCCATAGTTCATAAACTATAAAAGCTGTCAGATGCATAAATACTCACTGACTTCCGATCAAAAGGTGAGCTTTTCaatgaaaaagtgagaaataaaaatttggCTTACATTATAACGTGAAACTTGATACTGCTATATTCGGTTTTCTCGCTGTTCAAAGGACCTCTGTCAGATTCCCAATATTGCCCCAGTTTTATACACTGTGTGTCGAGGGGGAGGGAGGGCAATTTCATTCACTTTTAGGGTACTCCTGAGAAATATCCACTGTCTGAATTAGTTTAGTAATCCTTGAATGGCGAGGCAGTGAAATAAATGGAGATACTCAATTACATAACTGAAAAAGATCAAAACTTGAAAGGTGTCAAACAAAACTAATCTTATGTTACCGTTAAATGCCATGAAAAACATAGTACTGattctttcattttacagcattaaattcatcaaaacattgttgattattttaatatattaaaattaaatgcattACAAATTTACTGCAGGGCTAAAAAGTGTGCTTTAAGGATCTAATTATTCCTGATTCAAATcaccaaaaatgtatttacaacaTCATCAGCTCCAATGGTGATGAGTTTATTTACACCTAAACTCATAGAGGCccacatacagtaatttattCCTGTCAGTATGCAGagtatttattttatcctttattattctcattttcacattaaatagGGTAAGAGGTTTGGAGAGTCGAAAGAGTATACTTGATCACAGCATGTTTTGTTCAGTCTAAAACCTTTATAAGACAGTCCACTCGAGTCGTAACCAGCATGACAAGTTTCATTAAAACTGATGATGTGCAACTTGAAGTGGCTGATGATGGTCTGTTGTTTTCCCATTAAATTGAAATATGTTAGGATGCCCCAGTTGTTTGGAAAGATGATGCTTTAGTTTAAAGAGATATGCAGGGGGGGTCTGCatcaagaaataaaaacattcattattttaattatgcaTTAATAATCTCAAATATATAATCCAACCGTTAGAAATAAAAGTAAGGGCAGCTACGGTCCTTGTTATCACATGATGATATCTGCCGTGTCTTGGAGTTGTACTTAATCGATTCAGTCAAAGGTTCAACAGGTCAGCAGTTGtgagccgggggggggggtcctcaAACTCATTAAAATATGTTCTCAGTGTAAATCCATTGATTCTGCATTCTCTGAGGATTACTTCTCATATATCTAATttacacaaatgcaaaacagtGGCCCTATAACTCCACTTTGACTGGCTGGCATACAATTGTCTtttcctggttgaaattattggcaccactgaattttaagtacagaatttagaatatcttcagaaatgaatataaattaaccaattttgtataatcaaagtATTTAAAGGTTactaaacaactgaaaataaaaaaacaaaacttgtgtAACAGTGAATTAATACAAACATAAgatgtaccccagacacaattattggtacCCTTCGCTagtatttggttgcagaacctttggcaacaatgacagcctctaaacatttcttgtagccatctagaagcttcttgcacctgtctgctggtagtttctgccattGCAATGTGTTCGGTTAATTTCggttaatttgaatttatttctgaagatatagattctgtacttaaaatcaggggtgccaataatttcagccagaACTGTAACTAGACCATTTTGGCCCAACCAGCGAGGATAGCTCCAAATTACACCCAAACCATACAAAAAAGGGCGGTAAATCGCACAAACCCCTTAAACTTTCAATTCCAGTTGATAGATGGCACAAAAATCTTTCACCCTCTAAATGGTAAGATGACTTTAATGACAACTATTTTCTCTGAAGAGCACTGTACTGAAATTTGACAGTAGattggtgctgttttttttcctgtgacagTCATGTGAGAACTCTGTTCCAAAGCAACAGCACGGTCTTTGCACGAAAAGTGTTTGAGAACTATACATTTTCAGCCGTCTATTATACACTAAATATCCACGTTTGCCAAAATGACTTATTTCATAGAGCAAAAGATGCTTACATTGTAAATTTAAGTATTTTGATAACACGAATACAATTGTCACTCCCCAGCTACCCTGTTGATGCTCA
This sequence is a window from Xiphias gladius isolate SHS-SW01 ecotype Sanya breed wild chromosome 22, ASM1685928v1, whole genome shotgun sequence. Protein-coding genes within it:
- the LOC120783642 gene encoding peptide YY-like, whose translation is MSLIILALCLLACIQPGINAYPAKPASPREGAPPEELAKYYSALRHYINLITRQRYGKRDTPDTVFSDLLVRESTESIPGSNYVRYDGVPLW